From the Vanessa cardui chromosome 8, ilVanCard2.1, whole genome shotgun sequence genome, the window acttacatagtatgataacttagTGCAAAacagtgtaacatctttggactacatctagttttatatcaatatgaaatctttttaatgtagtaattagtcattacaaatttaaattacatattatatcttctacttaattttcaaaatatgtctgttagtgtcatatattctcgatcggtaaagcagatcatCGCTCATTctgaacacacgaaaatagatcttaaggtgacgtaccttttcttaccctgactgtacatagcTCTTACAGGCTAACGGATCAtgaaagacaaaaaaaaagaaacatacaaaatatgtattgccatgtataataattatatctataatcTTTTCGAAATTTGTGGTTCATCTTCCTCAATTATCATCTACTCGCATGACAAATAAAAGTCTGTCTTGACGCAAATCCTATGATTTAGAGGGCCAGTCTCGCAGCGCGTTTTCGCTGCACGTGTCATCGGCATGCGCGGCTCCGACCtccgtgcgcgtgcgcgtgtcGCAGCCGTACGTCTGGGACCTGCCCTTCGCGCGAGCAGTCACAGTCAGTGCCAGTcaggtaacttttttttattcatttatttataatgcaaaaatGTATACGTATCATTTCAGGACATTGTCCCAATTCGGTATTACAGCATGTTGTTTAGGGTACATTTTAAGTAGCAATTATAATAAGTTCAGTAAGGCTGCAACAAATCCACCCTGTCCGCTATCACATTGAGAATACGTAACGCGTCATTGGCACTTCTTTGAGCAACTTGGATAAAACTGTAAGGAcgttaaataagaaattaaataattaaaggaaTAAACGATACAAATTTTTGGGTTCCTAGACTTCTCCACGCGTGACACATTACCAATTCATTGAGGGGCAGACCAGCGTGCGGCTCATAGTATCTTCTGAGAGCGAGGTATGCGCCACCCTCTCCGTGCAGAACTACACCGTAAGTATTCCTTCAAAGTTTAATTACAATGCAATAATATTCTAgggtttaatattaaattcatactTGTATATTCCAGTGCCCCATCGCTCAGACGGTGACGGACGTGTCGACCACCGGGCTGCGGCTAACAATGATGCGCTCGGGCGCCGTGCAACTCTCCgtaagtcattttttttatggtataggttgacggacgagcgtataggccacctgatggtaagtggtcaccatcgcccatagacattgacgctgtaagaaatattaactattccttacatcgtcaatgtaccaccaaccttgggaatggaaggtgttatgtcccttgtgcttgtagttacactggctcactcattcggaacacaacaatactgagtattgttatttggcggaagaatatctgatgagtggctggcacctgcccagacgggctagcacaaaaccctaccaccaagtaaaagtatttaaaaacattcattAATAAGGTTTAGATGAAGCTCGTTATTTGAGTAGAAAATAACTCAACACAACAATGTGTAATATATGCTAAAAGCGACATATAGAACACACATACTtactactagtagtcgcctccggcttcgttcgcgttttagggtattggttgtcatgtgttaggcagaaAAAGCGTATGTTCTTTCTAGGTGTTCGAGCTTGCTTCCTACCAAATTTTCTcagattcggttcagcggtttgatcgtgaaagagctacagagtGACATACaaagttacattcacatttataatattcatttagatTAGTGAAAGCGTTTGAGTTCAACGATTGGAGATCCTCaaaaaatgaataaagatttgGGTGCTCGGTTGCAGAAAAGCGAGTATCCGTACGGGTTCTACGTGGTGGCGCTGGTCCTGCCGTCGGAGCAGGCGTGCGGCGGGGCGGCGGCCGAGGATATGGACTGGCTGTGGGCGGCCGCGCTGCTCGGCGCCGACGCCGCGCGCGTCCGCTCGCTGTCCCGACACAAGGCCTTCACCATCTCCGTACAGGTCGGACTTCAGCTACTTGTATTTGtaatcatcatcgtcatcagcAGCCCATATTTGTCCACTGCTAGACATAGGTCTCTCAAAATGCACGCCACTATGAtcgttcttcggctactcgcatccagctcctgccagccgttttgcgtaaatcgtcactccaccagGCCTAAAGACGTcttacgtttgccgagacgcggtctccactctaaaaCATGTTTTCCCCAACAATTATCGGTTCTCCTACAattatggccagcccactgccacttcagcttactaatccggtggacTATATCGGTTaatttggttctttgacgggtCGCCTCATTTTTGCGATCTCTCGGAGAAATGCCAAGCATAACTCGTTCCATAGCAAGCTGAgcgaataataaatagttaaatttattatcgatgaTTATTTAGCTGAATTGGCAGTAACACATAATAAACCACTTGTGCCACGATTTTTCGACAGCCGGCATTAACGCGAGAACAGTACGCGGTGGCGGCAGTGGTGACGTTGTTCCTGTTCCTGTCGTTCTACGTGATATTCGGCGCACTCGTGTTGGCGCAGCGCTGGCCGCCCTTCGCTAAGTACGTGCTTCCTAAAGCCGTACTTGCTCCGCCGGCGGATGCCGTCGACGCTAGCGGTACTACCCGTCCCATATATAAAATAGCCATATATAGCCGATCTTTATGATACTATTATCAAAGATGAATTAAGTTTCTATATCATGTGTTAATGAGATTGAATAATTGacgatttcttttaattttagcgGCTGAGCGAGCCCTCGACGGTCAATCCGAAATCAGATCTGAAGCGACGACTCCTGCTCGCCTCCGCCGCCGCGGATCGGGTTAGTTCTACGATGATATACATATCAAATCTGCTATGACGCCAATATCATGTAATCCATGACATGCCTATGTTACAGATGCAACGTTCGATAGCAGTGACAACAGCGACTCCGATGACTCAGACACGAGCGCTCGGCCTCCAATCCCAGCATCCAGCACGCCCGCCACGACACCTGCCGGCGCTAACCAGCATTCCGCTAACGAAAACCATAACACACCTACACCTGCCAGGGCAAGCCAGGCTACCAATAACGGCAACTCCATAGGATCCCCGCCGTCAGATGCGCGCCGAACCACTACAGACGGCGTTCAAGCTGACGGGACAACCAATACGCAAGTCGGCGAAACTGAAATACAAGTATGGACTATGACCTTTAGTACTTAGTTCGATAATATAAAATGCAAGTAAAGGAGCGGTGATTTATTTCTTCAAAGCAACTTAAATAGAACAGTGtacaattattaaagttattatgtcTTTTTGTGATACTATTTGCACTATTTACCGATTATTACCCCAGAGTCATTTAGCGTACTATAAAATCTTATCTAATCAATTTCGTTCTTATCTGACAATTTTACAACTTTTTATTACGTTGATATTTTAAAGACCCGATGTGATAGACATTTTAcaaccaattttaatttaaacagcaattcttaattaaaaatcacGTATACGCCGACGCGGacagttatatataaaagatcAAGATTGTTCTGAATCATTATTTGCAACTATCTTGATATAGGTAtctatacagggttattggtaattctaattatttttagattttttttccccaaaaatgccttaaaaactaaaaaaatcattatgaaattaatttccaaaaaataactttcctttcagagacttcttcgtgaggataatagtaaggatagaatcctgcattattcattgtagaacatgtgctctgttatagagagtttctcggattcgcttattaatgCATTGCATTATgatgtttttagtttttgaggcatttttgaggtaaaaaaatctaaaaataattgaaaaaaattcattttcCGTCTGACATTTTCAAATTTgggccaatatttttttttaaatattgacaaatagcCAGggttaatcgtttttatatttaattgatacttttttaaatacatttttgaagttgcatttttgacaaattttgaaaaaagctaaaaaacatgGTAACTCAGAAATgggtcacttttggattatgcatatacgggttaaaattattggaaatagtcacccctatcacctcctaacggatatacgtcgagttaccaataaccctgtataactaactgaaaaaaaatctaGTAAGGAAACAAAAGTCAAACTCGATTcattattaagataataatcTTCTTATAGGTAGTCCTCCAATTATTTGTGGAACATTGAGTTacgttctaaaatatattttatcgatcGATAAGTAACCCGTGCCATATAAAATTCGTAGTATAGCGTTAAATTACTTATAGTCCCCAAAAGTTGACGTCATGTAGTAccattcaatacaaaatttttaGTTGAGCGTTAAATTACTAATGAATTGTCCCCAAAAGTTGACGTTATGTAATACCAttccatacaaaatatttagttgAGCGTTAAATTACTAATGAATTGTCCCCAAAAGTTGACATCATGTAATACCATTCTACACAAAATTTTAAGTTGAGCGTTAAATTACAAATGAATTGTCCACAAAAGTGACGTCATGTAATACGTGATAATAAACCCGGCGCCATATTGAAGAGAGTCCTGCGCAGGGCCCGTTCGGGCTGCCGACGCGGCTGCGGCTGGCAGCGctggcgcggcgcggcggccgCACGCTGCGCGCGCGCTCCGACCGCTACCTCTACATGCTCTACACCGTCGCTGTCTTCTACGCGCTGCCCGTCGTGCAGTTCGTCATCGCTTTCCAGATCGTTAGTGTGAACTCGCGTACTAATCATACTAAATAATGTACAaacacaagggaaataacatcttagttcccaaggttggtggcgcattgccgaTGAAAGatatggttaatgtttcttacagcgccattatctatgggagatggtaaccacttaccatcagatggcccatatgctcgtccgacaaccaaTAGTATATAAAAAGATCTATTTCACACTGAATCACAAAATTcggagtcgagatgacccagttgttagaacgcgtgcatcttaaccgatgattgcgggttcaaacccaggcaagcaccactatatatgtgcttaatttgtgtttataattcatcttgtactcagcggtgaaggaaaacatcgtgaggaaacctgcatgtgacaaatttcatagaaattctgccacatgtgtatcccaccaacccgcattggaacagcgtggtggaatatgttccaaacattctcctcaaacggagaggaggactagcccagcagtggaaatttacaagctgttgttgcaCAAAATTCGATGTGGTATGTTTTGGGTCTCATCCGAATCAATTTACGGATACGACGTACTTATACATTactttttcattcaaaatatgttcatattttttatcaaaccaCGTCACTATTAGATCCTGAACGTTTCGGGCTCACTGGACATCTGCTACTACAACTTCCTGTGTGCGCACCGAGCGGGCGCGCTGAGCGACTTCAACCATGTGCTGTCCAACCTGGGCTACTTGCTGCTGGGCGCGCTGTTCATGCTGCAAGTGCGCCGACGACGACTGCGCCGTAAGCGGCAACCGCGACACCAGGTGAGTTCGATCACCGATGGCTAGGAAGTCTCTGTCCATTCG encodes:
- the LOC124531790 gene encoding SID1 transmembrane family member 1-like, whose protein sequence is MFVYSACLVLLLVGCVCADQTTVTVLQLQLTYNEIHTLPINNSIEYILEFTPPQPLPLTVPSLVWVQSVGADTAHPVLVTARQRAGAVTWQLPYESDEHTLYELERTLCPDDTAEATGADCEGQSRSAFSLHVSSACAAPTSVRVRVSQPYVWDLPFARAVTVSASQTSPRVTHYQFIEGQTSVRLIVSSESEVCATLSVQNYTCPIAQTVTDVSTTGLRLTMMRSGAVQLSKSEYPYGFYVVALVLPSEQACGGAAAEDMDWLWAAALLGADAARVRSLSRHKAFTISVQPALTREQYAVAAVVTLFLFLSFYVIFGALVLAQRWPPFAKYVLPKAVLAPPADAVDASAAERALDGQSEIRSEATTPARLRRRGSDATFDSSDNSDSDDSDTSARPPIPASSTPATTPAGANQHSANENHNTPTPARASQATNNGNSIGSPPSDARRTTTDGVQADGTTNTQVGETEIQGPFGLPTRLRLAALARRGGRTLRARSDRYLYMLYTVAVFYALPVVQFVIAFQIILNVSGSLDICYYNFLCAHRAGALSDFNHVLSNLGYLLLGALFMLQVRRRRLRRKRQPRHQDYGIPAHYGLLSALGAGMMVVAVLSASYHVCPNRLNFQFDTAFMYVLAVLIMVKIYQSRHPDVNARAHATFGVLAVLIALVVWGVLDGGPLFWGVFTVVHVFTFLLLSLRIYYVGQFRLEKESLAQAASELRKGSRPLYRARLVLLLVANALNWMLAIFGLMKQGSDFAGHMLQVLLGNALMYMVFYLAMKLVHGERLRWYAWALLAAAAATWAPALYFFLSGSSDWSSAPALSRHRNHECMVMQFYDSHDLWHMLSAVALYLSFSALLTWDDGLSAVKRTDIPVF